A genomic region of Trifolium pratense cultivar HEN17-A07 linkage group LG3, ARS_RC_1.1, whole genome shotgun sequence contains the following coding sequences:
- the LOC123912790 gene encoding uncharacterized protein LOC123912790 — protein sequence MASLWFLNFLFKCFHHFAWLVVALLYPMCASIKAIETDSYEETKHLISYWILLSLIYLFDYALMSLIPWFHLWPYIKLMIVFWLIRPDFRRASYVYNNLMRIMKPQIVTCWRKCFVEKDNFLMNAERYMKENGTEALEKLIASKNTMCRPDADVSNEIKAVEMLKTNGERFQTEHKDIKDLEAIVKREIPATKQMTYANIEASRKVSSAIVETKGIMGRDPAGGEIPRSSTQKDVQKEWTCALCLVKTSSEITLNSHLNGRRHREACEAASATLKAKKQPASQKNVLPEPFRMINSKLICRVCNVMLPSEECMASHIKGVKHLSNMKS from the exons ATGGCTTCTTTGTGGTTTCTCAACTTCCTTTTCAAATGCTTTCATCACTTCGCATG gcTTGTTGTTGCTCTGTTGTATCCTAT GTGTGCTTCCATAAAAGCAATTGAGACTGATTCCTATGAAGAAACTAAGCATTTGATCTCATATTGGATACTTCTTTCATTAATTTACCTCTTTGATTATGCTTTAATGAGCCTTATTCCATG GTTTCACCTTTGGCCGTACATTAAGCTAATGATCGTCTTCTGGCTCATCAGACCTGACTTTCGACGAGCTTCTTATGTTTATAATAACCTTATGCGCATCATGAAACCACAAATAGTCACATGCTGGAGGAAGTGTTTTGTAGAGAAAGATAACTTTTTAATGAATGCAGAGAGATATATGAAAGAGAACGGAACTGAGGCCTTAGAGAAACTCATTGCTAGTAAG AACACAATGTGTAGGCCTGATGCAGACGTGTCGAATGAAATCAAAGCTGTTGAGATGCTAAAG ACAAATGGGGAAAGATTCCAAACAGAACACAAAGACATCAAAGATTTGGAGGCTATTGTGAAAAGAGAAATTCCTGCAACCAAGCAA ATGACCTATGCTAATATTGAGGCAAGTCGAAAGGTATCATCAGCCATAGTAGAAACCAAAGGAATAATGGGAAGAGACCCAGCTGGTGGAGAGATTCCTCGGAGTTCTACACAGAAAGATGTGCAGAAAGAGTGGACTTGTGCTTTGTGTTTGGTAAAAACATCGAGCGAGATAACCTTGAATTCCCACCTCAATGGGAGGAGACACAGGGAAGCTTGTGAAGCAGCATCCGCAACTTTGAAAGCAAAGAAGCAACCTGCTTCGCAAAAGAACGTCCTGCCAGAACCTTTTAGGATGATTAATTCCAAATTAATATGTAGAGTTTGTAATGTTATGCTTCCAAGTGAGGAGTGCATGGCCTCTCACATAAAAGGGGTGAAGCACTTGTCTAATATGAAAAGTTGA
- the LOC123912792 gene encoding thaumatin-like protein: MASSMLTPFLTTLFFTTFLISLTPVLKVSAAKVIFYNKCTHQVWPAIQPGAGKPILAKGGFTLQPNKAYSLQVPPLWSGRFWGRHGCTFDASGHGHCATGDCGGSLFCNGIGGTPPATLAEFTFGKDLDFYDVSLVDGYNLPISITPFKGSGKCSYAGCVSDLNLMCPVGLQVRSSDNKRVVACKSACSAFNSPRYCCTGNFGNPQTCKPTAYSRIFKTACPKAYSYAYDDPTSIATCTNASYMITFCPHPRRRG; encoded by the coding sequence ATGGCCTCCTCAATGTTAACACCCTTCCTCACTACTCTCTTTTTCACCACTTTCCTCATTTCACTAACACCAGTACTGAAAGTATCAGCAGCAAAAGTAATATTTTACAACAAATGTACTCACCAAGTGTGGCCAGCAATCCAACCAGGAGCTGGAAAACCCATTCTCGCCAAAGGTGGCTTTACCCTCCAACCAAACAAAGCCTATTCCCTCCAAGTCCCACCACTCTGGTCAGGACGTTTCTGGGGCCGTCACGGCTGCACTTTCGACGCCTCAGGACACGGTCATTGCGCCACTGGTGACTGTGGTGGATCTCTCTTCTGCAATGGCATCGGTGGAACACCACCAGCAACTCTAGCCGAGTTCACATTCGGTAAAGATCTTGATTTCTATGACGTTAGCCTCGTTGACGGTTACAACTTGCCGATTTCCATTACCCCTTTTAAGGGATCTGGAAAATGTAGCTACGCTGGATGTGTTAGTGATCTGAACTTGATGTGTCCGGTTGGGTTGCAGGTGAGATCGAGCGATAATAAGCGCGTTGTTGCTTGTAAAAGTGCTTGTTCTGCTTTCAATTCTCCTAGGTATTGTTGTACTGGTAACTTTGGTAATCCACAGACCTGTAAGCCAACTGCTTATTCCAGGATTTTCAAAACTGCTTGTCCAAAAGCTTACTCGTATGCCTATGATGACCCTACCAGCATTGCTACTTGCACCAATGCTAGCTACATGATCACTTTCTGCCCTCATCCCCGCCGCCGTGGTTGA
- the LOC123912798 gene encoding methylmalonate-semialdehyde dehydrogenase [acylating], mitochondrial-like isoform X2: protein MSQLSIQRAKKLKFLMPQISALGSYHFSTAAQSSSIKPNAPRVPNLIGGRFLESKSSSFIDVINPATQEVVSQVPLTTDEEFKAAVSAAKKAFPSWRNTPVTTRQRVMLKFQELIRRDMDKLALNVTTEQGKTLKDAQGDVFRGLEVVEHACGMGTLQMGEYVSNVSHGVDTYSVREPIGVCAGICPFNFPAMIPLWMFPVAVTCGNTFVLKPSEKDPGASLMLAELALEAGLPEGVLNVVHGTHDIVNAICDDDDIKAISFVGSNVAGMHIYSRAAAKGKRVQSNMGAKNHAIVMPDANVDATINALIAAGFGAAGQRCMALSTVVFVGGSQQWEAKIIERAKALKVNAGTEPDTDLGPVISKQAKERVKTLVQSGVESGAKLLLDGRNIVVPGYESGNFVGPTILSNISTDMECYKEEIFGPVLLFMEADSLEEALDIINKNKYGNGASIFTTSGVAARKFQTEIEAGQVGINVPIPVPLPFFSFTGNKASFAGDLNFYGKAGVNFFTQIKTITQQWKDSVGGSKVNLAMPTSQKS, encoded by the exons ATGTCGCAGCTTTCCATTCAACGAG CAAAGAAGTTGAAGTTTTTGATGCCTCAGATCTCTGCTTTGGGAAGTTACCATTTCTCAACAGCGGCTCAATCATCTTCCATTAAACCCAATGCTCCG AGAGTTCCAAATCTTATTGGGGGAAGGTTTCTTGAGTCAAAATCATCATCTTTCATCGATGTTATAAACCCG GCAACACAAGAAGTTGTTTCACAAGTTCCATTGACTACAGATGAAGAGTTTAAAGCTGCTGTATCTGCAGCAAAGAAGGCATTTCCATCATGGCGTAACACTCCAGTTACGACACGCCAGCGTGTTATGTTGAAATTCCAGGAGCTCATACGCAGAGATATG GATAAACTTGCTCTAAATGTGACCACCGAACAAGGAAAGACGCTGAAGGATGCACAAGGAGATGTATTTCGTGGTTTAG AGGTGGTGGAACATGCTTGTGGGATGGGAACTCTACAAATGGGAGAGTATGTTTCGAATGTATCACATGGAGTCGACACATACAGCGTTAGAGAACCAATTGGTGTTTGTGCTGGTATTTGCCCTTTCAATTTTCCTGCAATGATTCCGTTGTGG ATGTTCCCTGTGGCTGTTACCTGTGGCAATACCTTTGTTTTAAAACCATCGGAGAAAGACCCAG GTGCTTCTTTAATGCTTGCAGAATTGGCATTGGAGGCTGGTTTGCCTGAGGGTGTCTTAAATGTGGTTCATGGAACCCAT GATATTGTGAATGCCATTTGTGATGATGACGATATCAAAGCCATATCATTTGTTGGTTCTAATGTT GCTGGAATGCACATATATTCAAGAGCAGCAGCTAAAGGAAAACGTGTTCAG TCTAATATGGGTGCCAAAAATCATGCAATAGTCATGCCAGATGCAAATGTCGATGCTACTATAAATGCTTTAATTGCTGCTGGTTTTGGAGCTGCTGGACAGAGGTGCATGGCTCTCAGCACAGTTGTTTTTGTAGGAGGCTCACAACAATG GGAAGCTAAAATCATAGAACGTGCCAAAGCTCTTAAAGTAAATGCAGGAACTGAACCTGATACAGATCTTGGTCCGGTTATCAGCAAACAG GCAAAGGAGCGAGTGAAAACATTAGTTCAATCTGGGGTTGAAAGTGGTGCCAAACTACTTCTTGATGGAAGGAATATAGTG GTCCCAGGATATGAATCTGGCAATTTTGTTGGGCCAACCATCTTATCAAATATCAGTACCGATATGGAGTGCTACAAG GAGGAAATTTTTGGCCCAGTTCTTCTTTTCATGGAG GCTGATAGCTTGGAAGAGGCTCTAGACATTATCAACAAAAACAA GTATGGAAACGGTGCTTCTATATTTACTACTTCTGGCGTTGCTGCAAGGAAATTTCAGACCGAGATTGAGGCAGGGCAG GTTGGGATCAATGTTCCTATTCCAGTTCCTTtgccatttttctcatttaccGGTAACAAGGCATCATTTGCTGGCGATCTCAATTTCTACG GCAAGGCAGGGGTTAACTTTTTTACACAGATCAAAACAATAACTCAACAGTGGAAGGATTCGGTAGGCGGTAGCAAGGTTAACTTGGCAATGCCAACCTCTCAAAAATCTTGA
- the LOC123912798 gene encoding methylmalonate-semialdehyde dehydrogenase [acylating], mitochondrial-like isoform X1 codes for MSQLSIQRAKKLKFLMPQISALGSYHFSTAAQSSSIKPNAPRVPNLIGGRFLESKSSSFIDVINPATQEVVSQVPLTTDEEFKAAVSAAKKAFPSWRNTPVTTRQRVMLKFQELIRRDMDKLALNVTTEQGKTLKDAQGDVFRGLEVVEHACGMGTLQMGEYVSNVSHGVDTYSVREPIGVCAGICPFNFPAMIPLWMFPVAVTCGNTFVLKPSEKDPGASLMLAELALEAGLPEGVLNVVHGTHDIVNAICDDDDIKAISFVGSNVVSNLIPGFFTPLIFCDLIIYFLSSVYIYLMFLFVLKAGMHIYSRAAAKGKRVQSNMGAKNHAIVMPDANVDATINALIAAGFGAAGQRCMALSTVVFVGGSQQWEAKIIERAKALKVNAGTEPDTDLGPVISKQAKERVKTLVQSGVESGAKLLLDGRNIVVPGYESGNFVGPTILSNISTDMECYKEEIFGPVLLFMEADSLEEALDIINKNKYGNGASIFTTSGVAARKFQTEIEAGQVGINVPIPVPLPFFSFTGNKASFAGDLNFYGKAGVNFFTQIKTITQQWKDSVGGSKVNLAMPTSQKS; via the exons ATGTCGCAGCTTTCCATTCAACGAG CAAAGAAGTTGAAGTTTTTGATGCCTCAGATCTCTGCTTTGGGAAGTTACCATTTCTCAACAGCGGCTCAATCATCTTCCATTAAACCCAATGCTCCG AGAGTTCCAAATCTTATTGGGGGAAGGTTTCTTGAGTCAAAATCATCATCTTTCATCGATGTTATAAACCCG GCAACACAAGAAGTTGTTTCACAAGTTCCATTGACTACAGATGAAGAGTTTAAAGCTGCTGTATCTGCAGCAAAGAAGGCATTTCCATCATGGCGTAACACTCCAGTTACGACACGCCAGCGTGTTATGTTGAAATTCCAGGAGCTCATACGCAGAGATATG GATAAACTTGCTCTAAATGTGACCACCGAACAAGGAAAGACGCTGAAGGATGCACAAGGAGATGTATTTCGTGGTTTAG AGGTGGTGGAACATGCTTGTGGGATGGGAACTCTACAAATGGGAGAGTATGTTTCGAATGTATCACATGGAGTCGACACATACAGCGTTAGAGAACCAATTGGTGTTTGTGCTGGTATTTGCCCTTTCAATTTTCCTGCAATGATTCCGTTGTGG ATGTTCCCTGTGGCTGTTACCTGTGGCAATACCTTTGTTTTAAAACCATCGGAGAAAGACCCAG GTGCTTCTTTAATGCTTGCAGAATTGGCATTGGAGGCTGGTTTGCCTGAGGGTGTCTTAAATGTGGTTCATGGAACCCAT GATATTGTGAATGCCATTTGTGATGATGACGATATCAAAGCCATATCATTTGTTGGTTCTAATGTTGTAAGTAATCTAATACCTGGTTTTTTCACTCCGTTGATTTTTTGTGATCTTATAATCTATTTTCTCTCTAGTGTATACATTTATTTGATGTTCTTATTTGTATTAAAGGCTGGAATGCACATATATTCAAGAGCAGCAGCTAAAGGAAAACGTGTTCAG TCTAATATGGGTGCCAAAAATCATGCAATAGTCATGCCAGATGCAAATGTCGATGCTACTATAAATGCTTTAATTGCTGCTGGTTTTGGAGCTGCTGGACAGAGGTGCATGGCTCTCAGCACAGTTGTTTTTGTAGGAGGCTCACAACAATG GGAAGCTAAAATCATAGAACGTGCCAAAGCTCTTAAAGTAAATGCAGGAACTGAACCTGATACAGATCTTGGTCCGGTTATCAGCAAACAG GCAAAGGAGCGAGTGAAAACATTAGTTCAATCTGGGGTTGAAAGTGGTGCCAAACTACTTCTTGATGGAAGGAATATAGTG GTCCCAGGATATGAATCTGGCAATTTTGTTGGGCCAACCATCTTATCAAATATCAGTACCGATATGGAGTGCTACAAG GAGGAAATTTTTGGCCCAGTTCTTCTTTTCATGGAG GCTGATAGCTTGGAAGAGGCTCTAGACATTATCAACAAAAACAA GTATGGAAACGGTGCTTCTATATTTACTACTTCTGGCGTTGCTGCAAGGAAATTTCAGACCGAGATTGAGGCAGGGCAG GTTGGGATCAATGTTCCTATTCCAGTTCCTTtgccatttttctcatttaccGGTAACAAGGCATCATTTGCTGGCGATCTCAATTTCTACG GCAAGGCAGGGGTTAACTTTTTTACACAGATCAAAACAATAACTCAACAGTGGAAGGATTCGGTAGGCGGTAGCAAGGTTAACTTGGCAATGCCAACCTCTCAAAAATCTTGA